One part of the Brevundimonas sp. NIBR11 genome encodes these proteins:
- a CDS encoding ATP synthase F1 subunit epsilon — translation MAGKLSFSLVSPEREVFNGLVDQVDAPGVEGDFGVLADHAPFMTALREGPVVVFDGSAKRTFEVKGGFADVTPSGLTILAEAATEVAAA, via the coding sequence ATGGCCGGGAAACTCTCCTTCTCGCTGGTGTCGCCTGAGCGCGAGGTCTTCAATGGCCTCGTGGATCAGGTCGACGCGCCGGGCGTCGAGGGCGACTTCGGCGTGCTCGCCGACCACGCGCCCTTCATGACCGCGCTCCGCGAAGGTCCGGTCGTCGTGTTCGACGGCTCGGCCAAGCGCACTTTCGAGGTCAAGGGCGGCTTCGCCGACGTGACCCCGTCGGGCCTGACCATCCTGGCCGAGGCGGCGACGGAAGTCGCGGCCGCCTGA
- the obgE gene encoding GTPase ObgE — MKFLDQAKIYIRSGNGGAGSVSFRREKFIPNGGPDGGDGGHGGNVWVEAVEGLNTLIDYRYQQHFKAQTGGHGMGRQMHGGKGEDVVLKVPVGTQVLGEDKETVVLDMVEAGQRELLLSGGNGGWGNVRFKGPQNQAPRHANPGQEGQEMWIWLRLKLIADIGLAGLPNAGKSTFLAAASAARPKIADYPFTTLAPNLGMVDLSPGERFVIADIPGLIEGASEGAGLGTRFLGHVERSASLIHLIDGTQDDVVEAYRIIRGELDAYGEGLGDKTEILALNKIDALTEEAREEKADQLEAVAGRRPMLVSGVSGEGVPELLRAAWAEVRKTRGEIDDEGDEVETFEAGWTP, encoded by the coding sequence ATGAAATTCCTCGACCAGGCCAAGATCTACATCCGTTCCGGCAACGGCGGCGCGGGCTCCGTCTCGTTCCGGCGCGAGAAATTCATCCCGAACGGCGGGCCGGACGGCGGCGACGGCGGGCACGGCGGCAATGTCTGGGTCGAGGCCGTCGAGGGCCTGAACACACTGATCGACTACCGGTACCAGCAGCATTTCAAGGCCCAGACCGGCGGCCACGGCATGGGCCGCCAGATGCACGGCGGCAAGGGCGAGGACGTGGTCCTGAAGGTCCCCGTCGGCACCCAGGTCCTGGGCGAGGACAAGGAAACCGTCGTCCTCGACATGGTCGAGGCGGGCCAGCGCGAACTGCTGCTCTCGGGCGGCAACGGCGGCTGGGGCAATGTCCGTTTCAAGGGGCCGCAGAACCAGGCGCCCCGTCACGCCAATCCGGGCCAGGAAGGCCAGGAGATGTGGATCTGGCTGCGGCTGAAGCTGATCGCCGACATCGGTCTGGCGGGCCTGCCGAACGCCGGCAAGTCGACCTTCCTCGCCGCCGCCTCGGCCGCGCGCCCCAAGATCGCCGACTACCCGTTCACGACCCTCGCCCCCAACCTCGGCATGGTGGACCTCAGCCCCGGCGAGCGTTTCGTCATCGCCGACATCCCCGGCCTGATCGAGGGCGCCAGTGAAGGCGCCGGTCTCGGAACCCGTTTCCTTGGCCACGTCGAGCGCTCCGCCTCCCTGATCCACCTGATCGACGGCACCCAGGACGACGTCGTGGAGGCCTACCGCATCATCCGGGGCGAGCTGGACGCCTACGGGGAAGGCCTCGGCGACAAGACCGAGATCCTGGCCCTCAACAAGATCGACGCCCTGACCGAAGAGGCGCGCGAGGAAAAGGCCGACCAGCTGGAAGCGGTCGCCGGGCGCCGCCCTATGCTGGTCTCCGGCGTCTCCGGCGAAGGCGTGCCCGAGTTGCTGCGCGCCGCCTGGGCTGAGGTCCGCAAGACGCGCGGCGAGATTGACGACGAAGGCGACGAGGTCGAGACCTTCGAGGCTGGTTGGACGCCCTAG
- the rsfS gene encoding ribosome silencing factor — MDPIAPIHAEDGDDEDLSDDSAEDFPLFSEDDGEDDETNFDRQGVVPTGTTPLEIALLAKLDDDKAQDIVLIDLKGKSPMADSMIVASGRSHRHVGALADHLLRTLKDNGLGRSKVEGLPHCDWVLIDAGDVIIHLFRPEVRVFYNIEKIWAVDSAHRTPASV; from the coding sequence ATGGACCCGATCGCGCCGATCCACGCCGAAGACGGCGACGACGAGGACCTCTCCGACGATTCCGCCGAAGACTTCCCGCTGTTCAGCGAGGATGACGGCGAAGACGACGAGACGAATTTCGACCGCCAGGGCGTCGTCCCGACCGGCACGACGCCGCTCGAGATCGCCCTCCTGGCCAAGCTGGACGACGACAAGGCCCAGGACATTGTCCTGATCGACCTGAAGGGCAAATCCCCGATGGCCGACAGCATGATCGTGGCTTCCGGCCGTTCGCACCGTCACGTCGGCGCCTTGGCCGACCACCTGCTGCGCACGCTGAAGGACAACGGGCTGGGTCGCTCGAAGGTCGAGGGGCTGCCGCACTGCGACTGGGTCCTGATCGACGCCGGCGACGTGATCATCCACCTGTTCCGCCCCGAGGTCCGCGTCTTCTACAACATCGAGAAGATCTGGGCCGTCGACAGCGCCCACCGCACGCCGGCGTCGGTCTGA
- a CDS encoding multidrug efflux SMR transporter: protein MAWVSLLIAGLFEIVWAYFMKQSHGFTRLWPSVATIAFMGVSFALLAHAMKSLPMGTAYVIWTGIGAVGAFVVGVVLLGEGLSWMRVLAAVLVVSGLVLFRLAPGGEAH from the coding sequence GTGGCCTGGGTTTCTCTTCTCATCGCCGGCCTGTTCGAGATCGTATGGGCCTATTTCATGAAGCAGTCACACGGCTTCACGCGCCTGTGGCCGAGCGTGGCGACGATCGCCTTCATGGGCGTCAGCTTCGCCCTATTGGCCCATGCGATGAAGTCGTTGCCGATGGGCACGGCCTATGTGATCTGGACCGGCATCGGGGCGGTCGGGGCGTTCGTGGTCGGGGTCGTCCTGCTAGGCGAAGGCCTGTCGTGGATGCGGGTGCTGGCGGCGGTGCTGGTGGTGTCGGGGCTGGTTCTGTTCCGCCTCGCGCCGGGCGGAGAGGCGCACTGA
- the atpD gene encoding F0F1 ATP synthase subunit beta: MTDTVAKKPAAPRKPKAPAAPVASATGNAAITAGTGVGKVAQVIGAVVDVEFTGQLPAILNALHTQNVDQKTGEPFTLVLEVAQHLGENMVRTIAMDTTEGLTRGQAVTDTGSSIQAPVGPGTLGRIMNVVGAPIDEQGPIKTTMYRPIHREAPSFEEQSTSSEILVTGIKVIDLMCPYTKGGKTGLFGGAGVGKTVTMQELINNIAKAYGGYSVLAGVGERTREGNDLYHEMIESNVNVDPTKNGGSTEGSKCALVYGQMNEPPGARARVALTGLAQAEYFRDEEGKDVLLFVDNIFRFTQAGSEMSALLGRIPSAVGYQPTLATEMGNLQERITSTKKGSITSIQAIYVPADDLTDPAPAASFAHLDARTVLSRDIAAQAIFPAVDPLDSSSRIMDPLVIGEEHYNVARSVQEVLQQYKALKDIIAILGMDELSEDDKLIVSRARKISRFLSQPFFVAEQFTNSPGKFVSLEDTIRSFKGIVAGEYDHLPEAAFYMVGAIEEAVEKGAKLAAEAA; encoded by the coding sequence ATGACCGACACCGTCGCCAAGAAACCCGCCGCCCCGCGCAAGCCCAAGGCCCCCGCCGCTCCCGTCGCCTCGGCGACCGGCAACGCCGCGATCACCGCCGGAACGGGCGTGGGCAAGGTCGCCCAGGTCATCGGCGCCGTCGTCGACGTCGAGTTCACCGGCCAGCTGCCGGCGATCCTGAACGCCCTCCACACCCAGAACGTCGACCAGAAGACGGGCGAACCCTTCACCCTGGTTCTGGAAGTCGCCCAGCACCTGGGTGAGAACATGGTGCGCACCATCGCCATGGACACGACCGAAGGTCTGACGCGCGGCCAGGCCGTGACGGACACGGGTTCGTCGATCCAGGCGCCGGTCGGCCCGGGCACGCTCGGCCGCATCATGAACGTCGTCGGCGCGCCGATCGACGAGCAGGGCCCGATCAAGACCACGATGTATCGCCCGATCCACCGCGAGGCGCCTTCGTTCGAAGAGCAGTCGACCTCGTCGGAAATCCTGGTCACGGGCATCAAGGTCATCGACCTGATGTGCCCCTACACCAAGGGCGGCAAGACCGGCCTGTTCGGCGGCGCCGGCGTCGGCAAGACCGTGACCATGCAGGAGCTGATCAACAACATCGCCAAGGCGTACGGCGGTTATTCGGTTCTGGCCGGCGTGGGCGAGCGCACCCGCGAAGGCAACGACCTGTATCACGAGATGATCGAGTCCAACGTGAACGTGGACCCGACCAAGAACGGCGGCTCGACCGAAGGCTCCAAATGCGCCCTCGTCTACGGCCAGATGAACGAGCCTCCCGGCGCCCGCGCCCGCGTCGCCCTGACCGGCCTGGCCCAGGCCGAGTACTTCCGCGACGAGGAAGGCAAGGACGTGCTGCTGTTCGTCGACAACATCTTCCGCTTCACGCAGGCCGGTTCGGAAATGTCGGCTCTGCTGGGTCGCATCCCGTCGGCCGTGGGCTATCAGCCGACGCTGGCCACCGAGATGGGCAACCTGCAGGAGCGCATCACCTCCACGAAGAAGGGCTCGATCACCTCGATCCAGGCCATCTACGTTCCCGCCGACGACCTGACCGACCCGGCCCCGGCCGCCTCGTTCGCCCACCTGGACGCCCGCACCGTTCTGTCGCGCGACATCGCCGCCCAGGCCATCTTCCCGGCCGTGGACCCGTTGGATTCGTCCTCGCGGATCATGGACCCGCTGGTCATCGGCGAAGAGCACTACAACGTCGCGCGCTCGGTCCAGGAAGTCCTGCAGCAGTACAAGGCGCTGAAGGACATCATCGCCATCCTGGGCATGGACGAGCTGTCGGAAGACGACAAACTGATCGTGTCGCGCGCCCGCAAGATCTCGCGCTTCCTGTCGCAGCCGTTCTTCGTGGCCGAGCAATTCACCAACTCGCCCGGCAAGTTCGTCTCGCTGGAAGACACGATCCGCTCGTTCAAGGGCATCGTGGCCGGTGAATACGACCACCTGCCGGAAGCCGCCTTCTACATGGTCGGCGCCATCGAAGAGGCCGTCGAGAAGGGCGCCAAGCTGGCCGCGGAAGCCGCCTAA
- a CDS encoding peptidoglycan DD-metalloendopeptidase family protein produces MNRAAATAVLIALAALPASASVQDDLSSLQAQYRDEQVRARRLRADARDAQAEITALDRELATLRTDQSADDMQIASQRQRLRELSQREAAIIAELARARDGQGRLLSALQMMSRKPPPPLLIPADEAVDTVRAAILMKAMAPEMQRRAATFADRQAEVVRIRRLAVLSSERLLTTESAQGDRRAEIEDLTTRRTALLTVLRADAARAERAAAALETRIRNLGGRPASAADAPTPATRLPGGRARLTAPVGGAATKSGQGVLWAAPAGPVASPAGARVDHAGPLSGWGEVIILDLGGGWRAVVAGLDAVTVETGQRVADGQALGSAERGGEVYFELRRDERAVDPTPYL; encoded by the coding sequence ATGAACCGCGCCGCCGCCACCGCCGTCCTGATCGCTCTCGCGGCTCTGCCCGCCTCCGCGTCGGTTCAGGACGACCTGTCCTCGCTTCAGGCCCAGTACCGCGACGAACAGGTCCGCGCCCGGCGTCTGCGCGCCGACGCCCGCGACGCCCAGGCCGAGATCACGGCCCTGGACCGCGAACTGGCGACGCTCCGCACCGATCAGTCCGCCGACGACATGCAGATCGCGTCCCAGCGCCAGCGTCTGCGTGAGTTGAGCCAGCGCGAGGCCGCGATCATCGCCGAACTGGCCCGCGCCCGCGACGGTCAGGGCCGCCTGCTCTCGGCGCTGCAGATGATGAGCCGCAAGCCCCCGCCGCCGCTCCTGATCCCGGCGGACGAGGCCGTCGACACCGTCCGCGCCGCCATCCTGATGAAGGCCATGGCCCCGGAAATGCAGCGCCGCGCCGCGACCTTCGCCGACCGTCAGGCGGAGGTCGTCCGCATCCGCCGTCTGGCCGTCCTGTCCTCCGAACGCCTCTTGACGACCGAGAGCGCGCAAGGCGACCGCCGCGCCGAGATCGAGGACCTGACCACGCGCCGAACCGCCCTCCTGACCGTACTCCGCGCCGACGCCGCCCGGGCCGAGCGCGCCGCCGCCGCGCTTGAGACCCGCATCCGCAACCTCGGCGGTCGCCCCGCCTCCGCCGCCGACGCGCCGACGCCGGCCACCCGCCTGCCCGGCGGCCGCGCGCGCCTGACGGCTCCGGTCGGCGGCGCCGCGACGAAGTCGGGACAGGGCGTACTCTGGGCCGCTCCCGCCGGTCCCGTCGCCTCCCCCGCCGGCGCCCGCGTCGATCACGCCGGCCCGCTCAGCGGCTGGGGCGAGGTGATCATTCTCGATCTCGGCGGCGGCTGGCGCGCGGTCGTCGCCGGCCTCGACGCCGTAACCGTGGAAACCGGCCAGCGCGTCGCCGACGGCCAGGCCCTGGGCTCGGCCGAACGCGGCGGCGAGGTCTATTTCGAACTCCGCCGCGACGAACGGGCGGTGGATCCGACACCGTATCTTTGA
- a CDS encoding F0F1 ATP synthase subunit gamma — translation MASLKEMRNRIDSVKSTQKITKALNMVAAAKLKRAQDQAESARPYAKKMAAVIANLAAGVMGDGAPKLLAGTGKDQKHLVIVATGDKGLAGGFNSNVIRAARDRINTLISNGKEVRIIAVGRKPRDGLTRLFGDRIIQTFELSDHKVIGMNAAEPIAKLIAEEFEAGNADVVTLFYSRFQSVISQVATPKQLIPAVVDGDAPPIDLNGAVYEYEPSEEEILDVVLPRNITTQVLAALYENQASFFAAQMGAMDNATRNAGDLIGALTLQYNRKRQAQITTELIEIIAGAEAL, via the coding sequence ATGGCCAGCCTCAAGGAAATGCGCAATCGGATCGACAGCGTGAAGTCCACGCAGAAGATCACGAAAGCCCTGAACATGGTCGCCGCGGCCAAGCTGAAGCGCGCCCAGGATCAGGCCGAGAGCGCCCGTCCGTATGCGAAGAAGATGGCTGCGGTCATCGCCAACCTGGCGGCCGGCGTCATGGGCGACGGCGCCCCGAAGCTCCTGGCCGGCACCGGCAAGGACCAGAAGCACCTCGTCATCGTAGCGACAGGCGACAAGGGTCTGGCGGGCGGGTTCAACTCGAACGTCATCCGCGCCGCGCGTGACCGGATCAATACCCTGATCTCGAACGGCAAGGAGGTCCGCATCATCGCCGTGGGCCGCAAGCCGCGCGACGGCCTGACCCGCCTGTTCGGCGACAGGATCATCCAGACGTTCGAACTGTCGGACCACAAGGTCATCGGCATGAACGCCGCCGAGCCGATCGCCAAACTGATTGCGGAAGAGTTCGAGGCCGGCAACGCCGACGTCGTGACCCTGTTCTACAGCCGCTTCCAGTCGGTGATCTCGCAGGTCGCCACGCCCAAGCAGCTGATCCCGGCCGTGGTCGACGGCGACGCCCCGCCGATCGACCTGAACGGCGCGGTCTACGAGTACGAGCCGTCGGAGGAGGAAATCCTCGACGTCGTCCTGCCGCGCAACATCACCACCCAGGTGCTGGCCGCGCTATACGAAAACCAGGCCAGCTTCTTCGCCGCGCAGATGGGCGCCATGGACAACGCCACGCGCAACGCGGGCGACCTCATCGGCGCCCTGACCTTGCAGTACAACCGCAAGCGCCAGGCCCAGATCACCACCGAACTGATCGAGATCATCGCCGGCGCGGAAGCGCTCTGA
- a CDS encoding RNA pyrophosphohydrolase yields the protein MADHPTHRPNVGVVLFNQSGQVWFGHRAGQTSSHSWQFPQGGVDKGEDLEAAARRELEEETGVVSADLLGRTEGWIIYDFPEALKAQHKRDGRKPWDGQKQVWFAFRFTGEEAEIRLDQHEEIEFDAWRWGDLSEACDLIVPFKRAAYEQVVAAFSGFAKAPG from the coding sequence ATGGCAGACCACCCCACCCACCGCCCCAACGTCGGCGTCGTCCTGTTCAACCAGAGCGGCCAGGTCTGGTTCGGCCACCGCGCGGGCCAGACAAGCTCGCATTCGTGGCAGTTCCCGCAAGGCGGCGTCGACAAGGGCGAGGACCTCGAGGCCGCCGCCCGCCGCGAACTGGAGGAGGAGACGGGCGTCGTCTCCGCCGACCTCCTGGGACGCACCGAAGGCTGGATCATCTACGACTTCCCCGAAGCCCTGAAGGCCCAGCACAAGCGGGACGGCAGGAAACCCTGGGACGGTCAGAAACAGGTCTGGTTCGCCTTCCGCTTCACCGGCGAGGAGGCCGAAATCCGCCTCGACCAGCACGAAGAGATCGAGTTCGACGCCTGGCGCTGGGGCGACCTCTCGGAGGCCTGCGACCTGATCGTCCCGTTCAAGCGCGCCGCCTACGAGCAGGTTGTGGCGGCCTTCTCCGGCTTCGCTAAGGCGCCCGGCTGA
- a CDS encoding nicotinate-nucleotide adenylyltransferase, with the protein MSFFHAGPAPQATGPRSGALRDGLNLTAGMKVGLFGGSFNPAHDGHAHVAETAVQRLDLDRVVWLVSPQNPLKDSRQTAPLAERMASARSFARGPQMIVSDFETRVGTTWTIDTLRALKARHPGVRFVWLMGSDNLENFHRWRGWTDIMRMMPVAVIARPGSLLESRAAPAARRFAGNRVSSNEARLLPTMKAPAWTYLTAPLNPSSSTALRAQKRP; encoded by the coding sequence TTGTCCTTCTTCCACGCCGGACCCGCGCCCCAGGCGACAGGCCCCCGATCCGGGGCGCTGCGGGACGGGCTGAACCTGACCGCAGGGATGAAGGTCGGCCTCTTCGGCGGCTCCTTCAATCCCGCCCACGACGGCCACGCCCATGTCGCCGAGACGGCGGTTCAGCGCCTCGACCTCGACCGCGTCGTCTGGCTGGTCTCGCCCCAGAACCCGCTGAAGGACAGCCGCCAGACCGCGCCCCTGGCCGAGCGGATGGCCTCGGCCCGGTCCTTCGCGCGCGGTCCCCAGATGATCGTCTCGGACTTCGAGACCCGCGTCGGCACGACCTGGACCATCGACACCCTGCGGGCGCTCAAGGCGCGTCATCCCGGCGTGCGTTTCGTATGGCTGATGGGATCGGACAATCTGGAGAATTTCCATCGCTGGCGCGGCTGGACCGACATCATGCGGATGATGCCCGTGGCCGTGATCGCTCGCCCCGGCAGCCTGCTGGAAAGCCGCGCCGCCCCGGCCGCAAGGCGCTTCGCCGGCAACCGCGTCTCGTCCAACGAGGCTCGCCTGCTGCCGACCATGAAGGCCCCGGCGTGGACCTATCTGACGGCGCCGCTGAACCCCAGTTCGTCCACGGCCCTGCGCGCCCAGAAAAGGCCTTGA
- the rlmH gene encoding 23S rRNA (pseudouridine(1915)-N(3))-methyltransferase RlmH — MKLAIAAIGKPGRGPEAALAADYAARATAAGRALGLGPLDLIDLEPRKSGKASEAELLLAAAEGAHLIACDERGRTYSSRAFADHIAALRDRGERRLVFVIGGADGLDASVLAAAGSTLAFGPQTWPHALARAMLAEQLYRAVTILNGSPYHRD; from the coding sequence TTGAAACTCGCCATCGCCGCCATCGGCAAGCCGGGCCGTGGCCCCGAGGCCGCTCTCGCCGCCGACTATGCCGCCCGCGCCACGGCCGCCGGTCGCGCACTGGGCCTCGGCCCGCTCGACCTGATCGATCTCGAGCCCCGCAAGTCCGGCAAGGCCTCCGAGGCCGAACTCCTGCTGGCCGCCGCCGAGGGCGCGCACCTGATCGCCTGCGACGAGCGCGGCAGGACCTACTCCAGCCGCGCCTTCGCCGACCATATCGCCGCGCTGCGCGACCGGGGCGAGCGGCGGCTGGTCTTCGTCATCGGCGGGGCCGACGGGCTGGACGCCAGCGTCCTCGCTGCCGCCGGATCGACCCTGGCCTTCGGTCCCCAGACCTGGCCCCACGCCCTGGCCCGGGCGATGCTGGCCGAACAGCTCTATCGCGCCGTGACGATCCTGAACGGATCACCTTATCATCGCGACTGA
- a CDS encoding S41 family peptidase: MRKLLIAGAAVAALGLSGMTVASQTPRNETFRMLQLFGDVLAVIEQAYVVPVDNKKLIEAALAGMMTALDPHSNYLPPQGYEDLQERTSGEYSGVGLTITAEGGLVKVISPMDDSPAARAGVQAGDVISAIEGQNAAGLTVTQVSEKLRGAMGTTVTVTFLRDGEEPREVTLTREVIKVESVTSRMEGDFGYLRISTFNENTGRELTSAIEKIKRDHPDVKGFVLDLRNNGGGLLTAAIDVSDAFLERGEIVSQRGRKPEQIERYAARPGDLTGGLPLVVLINYGSASASEIVAGALKDQERAVLVGLTSFGKGSVQTVIPMNGGRDGALSITTARYYTPSGASIQKIGIEPDLEVARTQAEARIVSRSSFIYSEAAYATALDASIGAERKGAHTPHEAPGEDYDKDADYQLQRALDVLRAGGDLSRLVAPPAGIVVSDGTTPPPAAEDTTEEE, translated from the coding sequence ATGCGTAAACTGCTCATCGCCGGCGCCGCCGTGGCGGCCCTTGGCCTCAGCGGCATGACCGTGGCGTCCCAGACGCCGCGCAATGAAACCTTCCGCATGCTGCAGCTGTTCGGCGACGTGCTGGCGGTGATCGAACAGGCCTATGTCGTCCCCGTCGACAACAAGAAGCTGATCGAGGCGGCGCTGGCGGGCATGATGACCGCGCTGGATCCCCACTCCAACTACCTTCCGCCCCAGGGTTACGAGGACCTGCAGGAGCGGACCTCGGGCGAATACTCGGGCGTCGGCCTGACCATCACGGCAGAGGGCGGCCTGGTGAAGGTGATTTCGCCGATGGACGACAGTCCCGCCGCGCGCGCCGGCGTCCAGGCCGGCGACGTCATCTCCGCCATCGAAGGCCAGAACGCCGCCGGCCTGACCGTGACCCAGGTCTCGGAGAAGCTGCGCGGCGCCATGGGCACCACGGTCACCGTCACCTTCCTGCGCGACGGCGAGGAGCCGCGCGAGGTGACCCTGACCCGCGAGGTCATCAAGGTCGAGAGCGTCACCAGCCGCATGGAGGGCGACTTCGGCTATCTGCGGATCTCGACCTTTAACGAGAACACCGGCCGCGAGCTGACCAGCGCCATCGAGAAGATCAAGCGCGACCACCCGGACGTGAAGGGCTTCGTCCTCGACCTGCGCAACAACGGCGGCGGGCTGCTGACGGCGGCCATCGACGTGTCCGACGCCTTCCTCGAGCGCGGCGAGATCGTCAGCCAGCGGGGGCGCAAGCCCGAACAGATCGAACGCTACGCCGCCCGTCCCGGCGACCTGACCGGCGGCCTGCCCCTGGTGGTTTTGATCAACTACGGCTCGGCCTCGGCGTCCGAGATCGTCGCCGGTGCCCTGAAGGACCAGGAGCGGGCGGTGCTGGTCGGCCTGACCTCCTTCGGCAAGGGGTCGGTCCAGACGGTCATCCCAATGAACGGCGGCCGCGACGGCGCCCTGTCGATCACGACGGCGCGCTACTACACCCCCTCCGGCGCCTCGATCCAGAAGATCGGCATCGAGCCCGATCTGGAGGTCGCCCGCACCCAGGCCGAGGCCCGGATCGTGTCCCGCTCCAGCTTCATCTACTCCGAAGCCGCCTACGCCACGGCTCTGGACGCCTCGATCGGCGCCGAACGCAAGGGCGCCCACACCCCTCACGAGGCGCCCGGCGAAGACTACGACAAGGACGCCGACTACCAGCTGCAGCGCGCACTCGACGTGCTGCGCGCCGGCGGGGACCTCAGCCGTCTCGTCGCCCCGCCCGCCGGCATCGTCGTCAGCGACGGGACCACCCCGCCCCCTGCCGCCGAGGACACGACGGAAGAGGAATAG
- a CDS encoding divergent polysaccharide deacetylase family protein translates to MIVVRNPSGRQIAERPSSMFAKRQSALAATAGAPPSGRMSKLDLKSAVAVLKKPPVMVGGAGLLLLGAVALFLTVLGDPRAGTPTARVALHREAPVEAPAPSGLEAFSMGGFAAWQGLGADPMTDPSGAAGGDALITLPDGATVAGGSAIAAPTQPASPLPEAPIAGLSQPGPQGALPVIATDGRVPAQAYARPFQPNGKPRVALIVGGLGLNAVTTRAAIERLPADVTLSFVPYAQGLQGWIDLARAQGHEVMIEIPMEPTGYPNNDPGPYTLLANATPDDVTAKMNWLLGRATGYFGVTNYLGDRFVTSDTGMAAFLGILRQRGVAFMDDGLARRRPGAWARASADTIVDETQTPAAIIGRLNALEAAAKTRGAALGTGFAYPVTVEAAARWTAGLDARGLQLAPASSMTQRPGR, encoded by the coding sequence ATGATCGTCGTCCGGAATCCGTCCGGTCGCCAGATTGCAGAGCGTCCGTCGTCCATGTTCGCCAAGCGTCAGTCCGCCCTCGCCGCCACGGCCGGCGCCCCGCCCTCGGGCCGGATGTCGAAGCTCGACCTCAAGTCGGCCGTCGCCGTTCTGAAGAAGCCGCCCGTCATGGTCGGCGGCGCAGGCCTGCTGCTGCTGGGCGCCGTCGCCCTGTTCCTGACCGTCCTCGGCGATCCCCGCGCCGGGACGCCCACCGCTCGCGTCGCCCTGCACCGTGAGGCGCCCGTCGAGGCGCCCGCCCCCTCCGGCCTCGAAGCCTTCTCCATGGGCGGGTTCGCCGCCTGGCAGGGTCTGGGCGCCGATCCCATGACCGACCCCTCCGGCGCGGCCGGCGGCGACGCCCTGATCACCCTGCCCGACGGCGCGACCGTGGCCGGCGGCTCGGCCATCGCCGCTCCGACCCAACCCGCCTCCCCCCTGCCCGAGGCCCCCATCGCAGGCCTCAGCCAGCCGGGTCCGCAAGGCGCCCTGCCCGTCATCGCCACCGACGGTCGCGTCCCGGCCCAGGCCTACGCCCGCCCGTTCCAGCCGAACGGCAAGCCGCGCGTCGCCCTGATCGTCGGCGGTCTCGGCCTGAACGCTGTGACCACGCGCGCCGCCATTGAACGCCTGCCGGCCGACGTGACCCTGTCGTTCGTGCCCTACGCCCAGGGTCTGCAGGGCTGGATCGACCTCGCCCGCGCACAGGGCCACGAGGTCATGATCGAGATCCCGATGGAGCCGACCGGCTATCCCAACAACGATCCCGGCCCCTACACCCTTCTGGCCAACGCCACGCCCGACGACGTGACGGCCAAGATGAACTGGCTGCTCGGCCGCGCCACCGGCTATTTCGGCGTCACCAACTATCTGGGCGACCGGTTCGTGACCTCGGACACCGGCATGGCCGCCTTTCTCGGCATCCTGCGCCAGCGCGGCGTCGCCTTCATGGATGACGGCCTCGCCCGTCGCCGTCCGGGCGCCTGGGCCCGCGCCAGCGCCGATACGATCGTCGACGAGACCCAGACCCCCGCCGCCATCATCGGTCGCCTGAACGCGCTAGAAGCGGCGGCCAAGACGCGCGGCGCCGCGCTCGGCACAGGCTTCGCCTACCCCGTCACCGTCGAGGCCGCCGCCCGCTGGACCGCCGGTCTGGACGCGCGCGGGCTTCAGCTGGCCCCGGCGTCGTCGATGACGCAAAGGCCGGGGCGCTGA
- a CDS encoding YnfA family protein produces MTALIYLLAAGAEIAGCFAFWAVLRLGRSPLWLAPGVASLVLFAWLLTRVEADAAGRAYAAYGGVYIAASLLWLWLVEHRAPDRWDLIGAFVCLVGAAIILLGPRG; encoded by the coding sequence GTGACGGCGCTGATCTATCTGCTGGCAGCCGGCGCGGAAATCGCCGGCTGTTTTGCGTTCTGGGCCGTGCTGAGACTGGGCCGGTCGCCGCTGTGGCTGGCGCCGGGCGTGGCGTCGCTCGTGCTGTTCGCCTGGCTGTTAACACGGGTCGAGGCGGATGCGGCGGGGCGGGCCTATGCGGCCTATGGCGGGGTCTATATCGCCGCGTCGCTGCTGTGGCTCTGGCTGGTCGAGCACCGGGCGCCGGACCGGTGGGACCTGATCGGGGCTTTCGTCTGTCTGGTCGGGGCGGCGATCATCCTGCTCGGGCCGCGTGGTTGA